From Homalodisca vitripennis isolate AUS2020 chromosome 1, UT_GWSS_2.1, whole genome shotgun sequence, the proteins below share one genomic window:
- the LOC124355708 gene encoding astakine-like, producing the protein MWTLNMTLMLLCVAAVCLCADTDGSKYVGCKSTSDCGPGRCCVFLNGRYPTTACDSHRRQGESCRPRGQPFSQALNYPGGATVQVTDVYQGLCPCDLGLSCNKAQCVKA; encoded by the exons ATGTGGACCCTGAACATGACCCTGATGTTACTGTGTGTAGCGGCTGTGTGCCTCTGTGCGGACACTGACGGCTCCAAGTACGTCGGCTGTAAATCCACCTCTGATTGTGGACCCGGCAGATGCTGTGTTTTCT TGAACGGGAGGTACCCTACCACAGCGTGCGACTCCCACCGTCGGCAAGGGGAGAGCTGCCGTCCTCGCGGCCAACCCTTCAGTCAGGCACTGAACTACCCCGGGGGCGCCACAGTGCAAGTCACCGACGTTTACCAAGGGTTGTGTCCCTGCGACCTTGGCCTTTCCTGTAATAAGGCCCAGTGTGTTAAGGCGTGA